The proteins below are encoded in one region of Sminthopsis crassicaudata isolate SCR6 chromosome 1, ASM4859323v1, whole genome shotgun sequence:
- the SHD gene encoding SH2 domain-containing adapter protein D isoform X2 — MAKWLRDYLSFGGRRPPPQPPKPDYTESDIFRAYRVQKSLDFEDPYEDGDGQEEPESSCLSCPSKPPCSGDQQYGSPKHRLIKVESGDLNRSKMLLGTPEEDNTAGDGEYSDPFDAQPEAQLGASEQLPPDNSYMEPYDAQCVVTDLQLYDTPYEEQVVGDSPEAEGRPRHSRLPRDDERPAEEYDQPWEWKKDHISRAFAVQFENPEWERAPGLAKELRKPPAKTSGGWVGKGPNPEEPSPQPAERVDPALPLEKQPWFHGSLSRAEAENLLSLCREGSYLVRQSETSHPDFSLSLRGSQGYMHMKFSRTKDNKFVLGQHSGVFSSVPEVVHHYSIRPLPVQGSEHLALLHPIAVQTP; from the exons ATGGCTAAGTGGCTGAGGGACTACCTGAGCTTTGGTGGACGAAGGCCACCCCCACAACCCCCCAAACCCGATTATACAGAGAGTGACATCTTCAGGGCCTATCGGGTTCAGAAAAGTCTGGACTTTGAGGATCCTTATGAAGATGGAGATGGGCAGGAGGAGCCCGAGTCATCCTGCCTCAGTTGCCCCAGCAAACCTCCCTGTTCTGGGGACCAGCAATACGGCTCCCCCAAACACCGGCTCATCAAGGTGGAGTCAGGTGACCTGAACCGCAGTAAGATGTTGCTGGGGACTCCTGAGGAGGATAAT ACTGCAGGTGATGGTGAGTATTCGGATCCCTTTGATGCCCAGCCTGAAGCTCAGTTGGGCGCCTCAGAGCAGCTGCCCCCTGACAACAGCTACATGGAACCCTATGATGCTCAGTGTGTCGTAACAG ACCTACAGCTCTATGACACGCCCTATGAGGAGCAGGTGGTGGGGGACAGCCCAGAAGCTGAAGGGAGGCCCCGGCACAGCCGCCTGCCCCGGGATGATGAGCGGCCTGCCGAAGAGTATGATCAGCCCTGGGAATGGAAGAAAGACCACATCTCCAGAGCTTTTGCAG TGCAGTTTGAGAATCCTGAGTGGGAACGGGCCCCAGGCCTGGCCAAGGAGCTCCGGAAGCCCCCAGCTAAGACCTCTGGCGGCTGGGTGGGGAAGGGGCCCAACCCAGAGGAGCCTAGCCCCCAGCCAGCTGAGCGTGTGGACCCAGCCCTGCCCCTGGAGAAGCAGCC GTGGTTCCATGGTTCCCTGAGCCGGGCCGAGGCTGAGAACCTCCTGTCCCTGTGCAGGGAGGGCAGCTACCTTGTCAGGCAGAGTGAGACCAGTCATCCAGacttctctctgtccctcag AGGCAGCCAGGGCTACATGCACATGAAATTCAGCCGGACAAAGGACAACAAGTTTGTGCTGGGTCAGCACAGTGGGGTCTTCTCCAGTGTTCCTGAGGTTGTGCACCACTACAGCATCCGCCCACTGCCGGTGCAAGGCTCTGAGCACCTGGCCTTGCTGCACCCCATTGCTGTGCAGACTCCCTGA
- the SHD gene encoding SH2 domain-containing adapter protein D isoform X1 produces MAKWLRDYLSFGGRRPPPQPPKPDYTESDIFRAYRVQKSLDFEDPYEDGDGQEEPESSCLSCPSKPPCSGDQQYGSPKHRLIKVESGDLNRSKMLLGTPEEDNTAGDGEYSDPFDAQPEAQLGASEQLPPDNSYMEPYDAQCVVTADLQLYDTPYEEQVVGDSPEAEGRPRHSRLPRDDERPAEEYDQPWEWKKDHISRAFAVQFENPEWERAPGLAKELRKPPAKTSGGWVGKGPNPEEPSPQPAERVDPALPLEKQPWFHGSLSRAEAENLLSLCREGSYLVRQSETSHPDFSLSLRGSQGYMHMKFSRTKDNKFVLGQHSGVFSSVPEVVHHYSIRPLPVQGSEHLALLHPIAVQTP; encoded by the exons ATGGCTAAGTGGCTGAGGGACTACCTGAGCTTTGGTGGACGAAGGCCACCCCCACAACCCCCCAAACCCGATTATACAGAGAGTGACATCTTCAGGGCCTATCGGGTTCAGAAAAGTCTGGACTTTGAGGATCCTTATGAAGATGGAGATGGGCAGGAGGAGCCCGAGTCATCCTGCCTCAGTTGCCCCAGCAAACCTCCCTGTTCTGGGGACCAGCAATACGGCTCCCCCAAACACCGGCTCATCAAGGTGGAGTCAGGTGACCTGAACCGCAGTAAGATGTTGCTGGGGACTCCTGAGGAGGATAAT ACTGCAGGTGATGGTGAGTATTCGGATCCCTTTGATGCCCAGCCTGAAGCTCAGTTGGGCGCCTCAGAGCAGCTGCCCCCTGACAACAGCTACATGGAACCCTATGATGCTCAGTGTGTCGTAACAG CAGACCTACAGCTCTATGACACGCCCTATGAGGAGCAGGTGGTGGGGGACAGCCCAGAAGCTGAAGGGAGGCCCCGGCACAGCCGCCTGCCCCGGGATGATGAGCGGCCTGCCGAAGAGTATGATCAGCCCTGGGAATGGAAGAAAGACCACATCTCCAGAGCTTTTGCAG TGCAGTTTGAGAATCCTGAGTGGGAACGGGCCCCAGGCCTGGCCAAGGAGCTCCGGAAGCCCCCAGCTAAGACCTCTGGCGGCTGGGTGGGGAAGGGGCCCAACCCAGAGGAGCCTAGCCCCCAGCCAGCTGAGCGTGTGGACCCAGCCCTGCCCCTGGAGAAGCAGCC GTGGTTCCATGGTTCCCTGAGCCGGGCCGAGGCTGAGAACCTCCTGTCCCTGTGCAGGGAGGGCAGCTACCTTGTCAGGCAGAGTGAGACCAGTCATCCAGacttctctctgtccctcag AGGCAGCCAGGGCTACATGCACATGAAATTCAGCCGGACAAAGGACAACAAGTTTGTGCTGGGTCAGCACAGTGGGGTCTTCTCCAGTGTTCCTGAGGTTGTGCACCACTACAGCATCCGCCCACTGCCGGTGCAAGGCTCTGAGCACCTGGCCTTGCTGCACCCCATTGCTGTGCAGACTCCCTGA
- the TMIGD2 gene encoding transmembrane and immunoglobulin domain-containing protein 2 isoform X1, protein MGCLLTDLFLLMLLGVLTEETKLMVQQVEQIKVDLGSKVNMDCQVTWTYWQQFRVEWKKDGKELYQSLPISQNSNQVIWSSRNKLVRRQNNTITLSLDDVNVNDSGHYVCHVKMEIPELQTAEGNGTHLIVSDSFTSSWIKGFPDFLLWLLVACVVIGLGAVLGTMIWRCFRRSTDSESHFYGNVLYFHKRTKGVTPSKDKPLQWSPEKKRGESIYSAGPQPPPLPPRIVPSHSSLHQAGS, encoded by the exons atggGATGTCTTCTTACAGACCTTTTTCTCCTGATGCTTTTGGGGG TGCTCACAGAAGAGACTAAGTTGATGGTGCAGCAGGTAGAACAAATCAAGGTGGACTTGGGTAGCAAAGTGAACATGGATTGCCAAGTCACCTGGACCTATTGGCAGCAATTCCGAGTAGAGTGGAAGAAGGATGGCAAAGAACTGTACCAGTCCCTGCCCATCAGTCAGAATTCTAACCAGGTTATATGGAGTTCCAGAAACAAGTTAGTCCGAAGACAAAACAATACCATCACCTTGAGTCTGGATGATGTGAATGTCAATGACAGCGGGCACTATGTGTGTCATGTGAAAATGGAAATCCCAGAGCTCCAGACAGCTGAAGGCAATGGAACACATCTCATAGTCTCAG ATTCCTTCACAagcagctggatcaaaggctttcCAG ATTTTCTCCTATGGCTGCTGGTGGCGTGTGTCGTGATAGGATTGGGGGCTGTGTTGGGAACAATGATCTGGAGATGCTTTAGAAGAAGCACAGACTCCG AGAGCCACTTTTATGGCAATGTTCTCTATTTCCACAAGAGAACTAAGGGGGTCACGCCAAGCAAGGACAAGCCTCTGCAATGGTCaccagagaaaaagagaggagagagcatCTACTCTGCTggtccccaacccccacccctaCCGCCTAGGATAGTCCCTTCCCACTCCAGCCTGCATCAGGCTGGCTCTTAG
- the TMIGD2 gene encoding transmembrane and immunoglobulin domain-containing protein 2 isoform X2 — translation MGCLLTDLFLLMLLGVLTEETKLMVQQVEQIKVDLGSKVNMDCQVTWTYWQQFRVEWKKDGKELYQSLPISQNSNQVIWSSRNKLVRRQNNTITLSLDDVNVNDSGHYVCHVKMEIPELQTAEGNGTHLIVSDFLLWLLVACVVIGLGAVLGTMIWRCFRRSTDSESHFYGNVLYFHKRTKGVTPSKDKPLQWSPEKKRGESIYSAGPQPPPLPPRIVPSHSSLHQAGS, via the exons atggGATGTCTTCTTACAGACCTTTTTCTCCTGATGCTTTTGGGGG TGCTCACAGAAGAGACTAAGTTGATGGTGCAGCAGGTAGAACAAATCAAGGTGGACTTGGGTAGCAAAGTGAACATGGATTGCCAAGTCACCTGGACCTATTGGCAGCAATTCCGAGTAGAGTGGAAGAAGGATGGCAAAGAACTGTACCAGTCCCTGCCCATCAGTCAGAATTCTAACCAGGTTATATGGAGTTCCAGAAACAAGTTAGTCCGAAGACAAAACAATACCATCACCTTGAGTCTGGATGATGTGAATGTCAATGACAGCGGGCACTATGTGTGTCATGTGAAAATGGAAATCCCAGAGCTCCAGACAGCTGAAGGCAATGGAACACATCTCATAGTCTCAG ATTTTCTCCTATGGCTGCTGGTGGCGTGTGTCGTGATAGGATTGGGGGCTGTGTTGGGAACAATGATCTGGAGATGCTTTAGAAGAAGCACAGACTCCG AGAGCCACTTTTATGGCAATGTTCTCTATTTCCACAAGAGAACTAAGGGGGTCACGCCAAGCAAGGACAAGCCTCTGCAATGGTCaccagagaaaaagagaggagagagcatCTACTCTGCTggtccccaacccccacccctaCCGCCTAGGATAGTCCCTTCCCACTCCAGCCTGCATCAGGCTGGCTCTTAG